The Montipora foliosa isolate CH-2021 chromosome 1, ASM3666993v2, whole genome shotgun sequence DNA segment TAAGATGTTCAAGTCAGTGTTGACTGAGATAAAAGAGCTCAAAGAAATAGTCGCTCCTTTAGTAGAACCCGCTTACGAGGATGAACGGGATGATAATCTAGAGCAGGGCGATGACGAATCAACCACTGCAGGCGTGGACAAACGCCCCGCTGTCATGACCCCGGCAATAAACCAACAGAAAAGGCTTCAGGCAGCAAACTGCTCGCCGAAATAGTCCGGGAACTCGACATCAGTGAAAAAACAGGGGATGAAGTGGATGAAGGGCTTGTAAAGCTTATGGACGGACTCCTCAAGGATAAACTACAGGAGGACAAAGTCCAAACTAGAATTGAGAAATATCCACGGCCCGGAAATGTCGAGGGCTTGCGAACTCCAAGAGTGAATCCACTCATCTGGAACCAGATTCCCGCGCAAGTTCGCACCAGTGACTCAAAATCGCAAAAGTCACGGAACGCACTTGTTGCCTCCATTGTTGCTATGATCAAAGCGACTAATTTGGTGCTCGAACAAGAAGATGAACACGCCACAGCGAAAGACAAAGCCGTGGTGTCAACATTGACAGATGCCATAACATTGGCCATGCAATGTTTTCATGATATGAATTCGTCGAGGCGCCAAGCGATGAAGAAAGACCTGCATCGCGACTACGCGGCCCTCTGTACTTCCTCTACAATCCCCCCTACCTCAGAGTACTTGTTTGGGGATCTATCCAAACTAACAAAGGATATTTCTGATGCCAACAAGCTGGCCAAGAAAGTGAGGCCACAACAAGCGCGAGCTCACAACAGAAAATACAGCACGAGCTCCCAGCGCAATCAAGGCAATCGGCGATACCAGCCATACCAAAGGCCACGGACTGATTTTTTGTCAAAAGGCCGTCTCCCAAGATCCAAGTTCAAGAAGGAGGGAGACACGAAACAAACCTAAAGCCGATTAccccggggggggtactttaggaatttctgggtggggatgtgccgctgggaccctggaacccttagcctataccagagctagttcagctgaattttgctaccctatactagagtaaactcccaccgatttccgtctaaataccgatacttgagagttaataatatccagaagtttctcatgatagccatttatcgacactgttgaggctgagttgcgcaaatttaaactttgccgactcgactctttaatatttttgagagggaatttctggtttccttagtcttgataaaatcttcaagcgactggtcagtttcgtgaaaaatgataccctattctagacccaaacgctctgatttatataccctatgctagagtaaactgcttgaaaaccatacccttcacagcggcacatacctatatagcccatatatggcagtaccccccccgggcCGATTACGCCCGCAACTAAGGTATGTACAAAACCAACAACTGCTGATAGTGAAGATACAGAATTACATGCTCTATTTAACAATCAGCCACGCTTTCGAGCGGGCCAAATTGTCAGCGCCTTGCCAGAATGGCGGGCCATCACATCAGACCCCACAATTTTAGAATCTGTTACAGGAGTGAAAATAGAATTCACTCAAGGCTCAAGGCCAGAGC contains these protein-coding regions:
- the LOC137995608 gene encoding uncharacterized protein, which gives rise to MDGLLKDKLQEDKVQTRIEKYPRPGNVEGLRTPRVNPLIWNQIPAQVRTSDSKSQKSRNALVASIVAMIKATNLVLEQEDEHATAKDKAVVSTLTDAITLAMQCFHDMNSSRRQAMKKDLHRDYAALCTSSTIPPTSEYLFGDLSKLTKDISDANKLAKKVRPQQARAHNRKYSTSSQRNQGNRRYQPYQRPRTDFLSKGRLPRSKFKKEGDTKQT